The following coding sequences lie in one Euhalothece natronophila Z-M001 genomic window:
- a CDS encoding FecR family protein translates to MFKTVRNYLPFISIPVAIACSSVAFAEEPLRRANVYQSINEVFINETEVSDEERLIPGDLLETGTDSRADMLFNEGTLARAPSNTEFHFRAGTRRFELTDGTALIILQPGSSERTLRTPTAEVTADAGTVFWVSYNPEAKQTRVGVFANPKTSVQVSGIEPYADESVELEAGQVIDIVESSMSPTQVFSLPTFYETSGVADGLRPGDDLSHYPSQMREILETAQENTSLAVQEQQEELQEEGNPSDNFEQETMEVDGVGTEWGEIDVIESASEEDCGKFGLSCLF, encoded by the coding sequence ATGTTTAAAACTGTAAGAAACTACTTACCATTTATTTCCATTCCTGTCGCAATTGCCTGTAGTAGCGTAGCCTTTGCTGAAGAACCCTTGAGACGGGCGAATGTTTATCAATCCATTAATGAGGTGTTTATTAATGAGACAGAAGTTAGTGACGAGGAAAGACTGATTCCGGGAGATTTATTAGAAACTGGTACTGATTCTAGGGCAGATATGTTATTCAATGAAGGTACATTAGCTAGAGCACCCTCTAATACCGAATTTCATTTTCGAGCAGGCACTAGACGCTTTGAACTAACCGATGGAACCGCCCTCATTATTCTTCAACCTGGAAGCAGTGAAAGAACTCTCAGAACTCCCACTGCAGAAGTTACGGCTGACGCTGGAACAGTGTTTTGGGTGAGTTATAATCCCGAAGCCAAGCAGACAAGAGTTGGAGTTTTTGCTAATCCCAAGACTTCAGTTCAGGTTTCTGGGATTGAACCCTATGCAGATGAGTCAGTGGAACTAGAAGCAGGTCAAGTTATAGATATTGTAGAAAGTAGCATGAGTCCAACTCAAGTATTTAGCTTACCCACTTTTTATGAAACTAGTGGGGTTGCTGATGGCTTAAGACCAGGCGATGATCTGTCTCATTACCCCTCACAAATGCGGGAAATTTTAGAAACAGCACAAGAAAATACCTCTTTAGCCGTACAAGAACAACAGGAAGAATTACAAGAAGAAGGCAATCCCAGTGATAATTTTGAACAGGAAACTATGGAGGTTGATGGCGTTGGTACAGAATGGGGCGAGATAGACGTTATTGAAAGTGCAAGCGAGGAAGATTGTGGCAAATTTGGTTTGTCATGTCTTTTTTAA
- a CDS encoding nSTAND1 domain-containing NTPase, whose product MCPIGVKSSTKNDQTSQEIAKFWGLLIGVNEYQSQDLNSLNYSAADCQDLSKALEEVTQEFPQRELLTHHDYALNSPTLKVVRENLKRIASEATEKDKVVFYFSGHGVLEPDTEQAVLCLQDTNFDDLIGTGLVISEVLELLGNCAASVQFIWLDACHSGGLNWQSSLNNPTPQLIQRLQEQATYNQGFYALLSCDRAQQSWEFPEIGHGIFTYYLIRGLQGNAANENGLIEADQLYRYIYHQTLQYIDQTNQQLRLINQQKRNRGEAKIQSEYPLQTPKRIVEGVGELILGRTPQSQSSVYPRRALVIEPPPQTQTSLELGKVLRGRSQFELNYCLPNQASSLQLQQEIQTCLQLEHQEENETVLLYLRGNVEIEETGTVYFTFGEQNRISLSWLGKQLARASHAQQIIILDCGDTAYLNQCLEELKLGTDYGQCLIVASSGEEAPDRFIKAVLETLTVEQVGLSVASWIYQLKAHLATTTIPLEIWLSGGRGVIEIVPETQTGTAVNLDLGLCPYVGLRAFREEDTAYFYGREGFTQKLIAELYHRSFLAVVGASGSGKSSVVQAGVIAQLKQGKQLPGSEQWRICYFRPGEHPLNSLIQSLAEETEEQNQLEGLLYQGVEGLVCWLRACSEPMVVFVVDQFEELFTLASPVERSQFLELLLGVINYASDRAKLLITLRGDFVTYCLEFSELAALLQQASFFVSPILSEADYRNVIINPAKSVGLQVEPALVEILLQDIGTATGKLPLLEFVLEQLWQYRQQGILTLEAYQNQIGGLEGALEKKANAVYESLDAEARRCAQWIFLALTQVGEEMADTSRRISKRDLIVSKYPSTLVERTLQTLVEANLVVVDLDHPQTPEGSSKGEDNPLPASQPLSEFPLETSIEIAHEILIHHWSTLRWWLEQNRNRLQLQRQLEQAAKLWHNNDQNPDYLWQGARLAQAEEIYIKSTDELSPQVQEFIEAGIAQRDAAQRQAQRRLRRAQVAAATISILGIMATALGGFAYWQRQETLISQVQTLNASAEALFDSDQPLQALATSLEAEQQLGEITFSSQELEWETASTLQNLLHHTHARNRLSGHTETVQAVDVSPDETLMVSASWDGTIKLWEANGELITTLEEHQGEVMDVHFHPEGERFASVGLDGTVKWWDTEGTLINRITTNQALNQIRFSPNGDTMITAGEDGAIALWDDDGNQQEAFIAHEEGVNRLSFSPDGQFLVSASQQSSVVKVWDTEGNLLEELGDYEDGISDVAVSPDNESIAIATLSGEIQIKDRNGNGNIDLPKQENAIMSVGFMPNGKVVTADAEGTIKAWSLDGKQRSSEVSLTAHQGAVRDFSFFPEQNILVSASDDQTLRTWELPDSENASHEGEIYTVAFSPEDQQVATAGWDGQINLWQDQELTKTLEDHNESINSLSFSPDGNYLASGSADTTLKIWDLQNETQQTLRDHQDLVTSVDFSTENQLLASGSDDETVRIWDYRGERQEEWVAHEGGVTSVRFAPQGDYLASTGYDGKVKLWETDGTLKKTLPAQEPAVSEIAFSPDGTLLASAGWDNTIQIWSDGELLETLVGHDQGVTSLSFTPEGNILASGSSDGTVKLWNPETGDNLATLEGELPLHSINFNPQGNQLVAGGSNPHLKWWEFDLASLREKGCDRASDYLTTSDPDSSLCEG is encoded by the coding sequence ATGTGTCCAATTGGCGTTAAAAGCAGTACCAAAAATGATCAAACCTCACAAGAGATTGCAAAGTTTTGGGGGTTACTCATTGGGGTTAATGAGTATCAAAGTCAGGATTTAAATTCCTTGAATTACTCCGCCGCCGATTGTCAGGATTTAAGTAAGGCATTAGAAGAGGTGACTCAAGAGTTTCCTCAACGTGAACTGCTTACTCATCATGACTATGCCCTTAATTCCCCAACACTAAAGGTTGTTAGAGAAAACTTAAAACGAATTGCCAGTGAGGCAACAGAAAAAGATAAAGTCGTTTTCTATTTTTCTGGTCACGGCGTTCTTGAACCTGATACCGAACAAGCGGTTTTGTGCCTTCAGGATACGAATTTTGATGATTTAATTGGAACTGGCTTAGTAATTTCAGAAGTATTAGAACTACTTGGCAACTGTGCTGCTTCAGTTCAGTTTATTTGGCTAGATGCTTGTCATAGTGGCGGATTAAACTGGCAGTCTTCTCTTAATAATCCCACGCCCCAGCTCATTCAACGTTTGCAAGAACAAGCCACTTATAATCAAGGTTTCTATGCGTTATTATCCTGCGATCGCGCTCAACAGTCATGGGAATTTCCTGAAATTGGACATGGCATTTTTACGTACTACCTGATTCGAGGCTTACAGGGAAACGCTGCTAATGAAAACGGCCTCATTGAAGCGGATCAACTTTACCGTTACATTTATCATCAAACCCTACAATATATTGATCAAACTAATCAACAACTGCGATTAATTAATCAACAAAAACGGAATCGAGGAGAAGCCAAGATTCAATCGGAATATCCCCTACAAACCCCTAAACGAATTGTTGAAGGGGTAGGGGAACTCATTTTAGGTAGAACCCCTCAAAGCCAATCTTCTGTTTATCCTCGTCGCGCCCTTGTCATTGAACCGCCCCCTCAAACCCAAACCAGTTTAGAATTAGGAAAAGTCTTGCGCGGTCGCAGTCAATTTGAACTGAATTATTGCTTACCGAATCAAGCCTCCTCCCTACAATTACAACAAGAAATTCAAACTTGTCTGCAACTAGAACATCAGGAAGAAAACGAAACCGTCTTACTGTATCTCCGAGGAAATGTTGAGATTGAAGAAACAGGAACAGTTTATTTCACCTTCGGGGAACAAAACCGTATTAGCTTATCTTGGCTAGGTAAACAATTAGCAAGGGCTAGCCATGCCCAACAAATTATTATCCTTGATTGTGGGGATACTGCTTACCTTAACCAGTGCCTTGAAGAATTAAAATTAGGAACTGATTATGGGCAATGTTTAATCGTTGCTAGCTCAGGAGAAGAAGCCCCAGATCGCTTTATAAAAGCAGTTTTAGAAACCCTAACCGTAGAACAAGTTGGCTTATCCGTAGCAAGTTGGATTTATCAACTCAAAGCCCATTTAGCCACCACCACTATCCCCCTAGAAATTTGGCTTTCAGGAGGGCGAGGGGTGATCGAAATTGTCCCAGAGACTCAAACGGGAACAGCAGTTAATCTCGATTTAGGGCTTTGTCCTTATGTGGGGTTAAGAGCGTTTCGAGAAGAAGATACTGCCTATTTTTATGGTCGAGAAGGATTCACCCAAAAATTAATTGCTGAACTCTATCACCGTTCTTTTTTGGCAGTGGTGGGGGCTTCTGGGAGTGGGAAGTCTTCAGTGGTTCAGGCCGGGGTGATTGCCCAACTCAAACAGGGGAAACAATTACCTGGCAGTGAGCAATGGCGCATTTGCTATTTTCGCCCCGGAGAACATCCCTTAAATAGTCTGATTCAAAGTCTAGCAGAGGAAACAGAAGAACAAAACCAACTGGAAGGCCTATTGTATCAGGGCGTAGAAGGATTGGTTTGTTGGCTCAGGGCTTGTTCTGAACCGATGGTCGTATTTGTGGTTGACCAATTCGAGGAACTGTTTACCCTTGCTTCCCCTGTGGAACGATCTCAATTTCTAGAGTTGTTATTAGGAGTTATTAACTATGCCAGCGATCGCGCTAAACTTTTAATTACCCTCCGAGGGGACTTTGTTACCTATTGCTTAGAATTTTCCGAATTAGCAGCGCTCCTACAACAAGCCAGTTTCTTTGTTTCCCCCATTTTATCGGAAGCCGATTATCGTAACGTCATCATTAACCCTGCAAAAAGTGTGGGCTTACAGGTAGAACCAGCCCTTGTGGAAATCCTCTTACAAGACATTGGTACAGCTACAGGAAAACTTCCCCTATTAGAATTTGTCTTAGAACAACTGTGGCAATACCGTCAACAGGGAATCCTTACCCTGGAAGCTTATCAAAACCAAATTGGCGGATTAGAAGGGGCTTTAGAAAAGAAAGCCAATGCGGTTTACGAAAGTCTTGATGCTGAAGCCCGTCGTTGCGCCCAGTGGATTTTTCTAGCTCTCACCCAAGTGGGAGAAGAGATGGCTGATACCTCCCGTCGGATTAGTAAGAGAGATTTAATTGTTAGTAAATATCCCTCTACTTTAGTCGAAAGAACCTTACAGACGCTCGTGGAAGCTAACTTAGTGGTAGTTGATTTAGATCATCCCCAGACCCCAGAAGGAAGTAGCAAAGGGGAGGATAACCCATTACCAGCGTCCCAACCTTTATCAGAATTTCCCTTAGAAACCAGCATTGAAATTGCCCATGAAATTCTCATTCATCACTGGTCAACGTTACGGTGGTGGTTAGAGCAAAATCGGAATCGCCTCCAACTGCAGCGCCAACTAGAACAAGCCGCCAAACTGTGGCACAACAATGATCAAAATCCTGATTACCTTTGGCAAGGAGCGCGACTTGCCCAAGCAGAAGAGATTTATATCAAGTCCACTGATGAATTATCCCCACAAGTACAAGAGTTTATTGAAGCTGGAATCGCCCAACGAGATGCAGCCCAAAGACAAGCCCAACGTCGTTTGAGACGCGCGCAAGTAGCGGCTGCGACCATTAGCATTTTAGGAATCATGGCAACGGCTTTGGGAGGGTTTGCGTATTGGCAACGGCAAGAAACCTTAATCAGTCAAGTACAAACGCTCAATGCCTCGGCAGAAGCCTTATTTGATTCAGATCAGCCCCTTCAAGCTCTGGCAACCAGTTTAGAAGCAGAACAACAACTGGGAGAAATTACTTTTTCCTCACAAGAGTTAGAGTGGGAAACCGCTAGCACCCTCCAAAATTTGTTACATCATACCCACGCCCGTAACCGCTTGTCTGGGCATACTGAAACGGTGCAAGCTGTGGATGTTTCCCCCGATGAAACGTTAATGGTGTCTGCGAGTTGGGATGGCACGATTAAACTCTGGGAAGCCAATGGGGAACTAATTACCACTTTGGAAGAACATCAGGGGGAAGTGATGGATGTTCACTTTCATCCCGAAGGGGAAAGGTTTGCCTCAGTGGGTTTAGATGGCACAGTTAAATGGTGGGATACCGAGGGAACACTAATTAATCGCATTACCACCAATCAAGCCCTGAATCAAATCCGTTTTAGCCCGAATGGAGACACAATGATTACTGCTGGAGAAGATGGCGCGATCGCGCTTTGGGATGATGATGGCAACCAGCAAGAAGCATTTATCGCCCATGAAGAAGGGGTTAATCGTCTTAGTTTTAGTCCTGATGGTCAATTTCTCGTTTCTGCTAGTCAACAATCTTCTGTCGTGAAAGTTTGGGATACCGAAGGAAACCTCCTAGAAGAATTAGGCGACTACGAAGATGGGATTAGCGATGTGGCTGTTAGCCCTGATAATGAATCTATTGCGATTGCGACGTTATCAGGAGAAATTCAGATTAAAGACAGGAATGGGAATGGCAATATCGACTTACCCAAACAGGAAAATGCGATCATGAGTGTTGGGTTTATGCCCAATGGTAAAGTAGTCACTGCTGATGCAGAAGGAACAATTAAGGCTTGGTCATTAGATGGAAAACAGCGATCGTCTGAGGTGAGTTTAACCGCGCATCAAGGGGCAGTGCGCGATTTTAGCTTTTTCCCTGAACAGAATATTCTAGTTTCTGCTAGTGATGATCAAACTCTAAGAACTTGGGAACTGCCAGACTCAGAAAATGCGTCTCATGAGGGAGAAATTTATACAGTGGCGTTTTCTCCAGAAGATCAGCAAGTGGCAACTGCGGGTTGGGATGGTCAAATTAACCTATGGCAAGATCAGGAACTTACTAAAACGTTAGAAGATCATAATGAAAGTATTAATAGCCTGAGTTTTAGCCCTGATGGAAATTATCTTGCCTCTGGAAGTGCTGACACTACCCTGAAAATTTGGGACTTACAGAACGAAACACAGCAAACTCTCAGGGATCATCAAGATCTTGTCACCAGTGTTGACTTTAGCACAGAAAATCAGCTTCTTGCTTCGGGAAGTGATGATGAAACAGTGCGAATTTGGGATTATAGGGGAGAACGACAAGAAGAATGGGTTGCCCATGAAGGAGGAGTAACCAGTGTTCGCTTTGCACCGCAAGGGGATTACTTAGCCTCTACTGGATATGATGGTAAGGTTAAGCTCTGGGAAACCGATGGGACACTAAAAAAGACACTTCCCGCCCAAGAGCCTGCAGTGAGTGAAATTGCCTTTAGTCCTGATGGAACACTTCTCGCTAGCGCAGGATGGGATAATACCATTCAGATCTGGTCAGATGGGGAACTTTTAGAAACCCTAGTGGGACATGATCAGGGAGTGACCAGTTTAAGTTTTACGCCAGAAGGTAATATTCTCGCCTCTGGTAGTAGTGATGGCACAGTTAAACTCTGGAATCCAGAAACGGGAGATAATCTTGCTACTTTAGAAGGAGAACTACCGCTTCATAGTATTAATTTTAATCCACAAGGGAATCAGTTAGTGGCAGGGGGAAGTAATCCTCACTTAAAATGGTGGGAGTTTGATTTAGCCTCCTTACGAGAAAAAGGCTGCGATCGCGCTTCCGATTACCTCACTACTTCTGATCCTGATTCCTCTCTTTGTGAAGGGTAA